Proteins encoded within one genomic window of Candidatus Bathyarchaeota archaeon A05DMB-5:
- a CDS encoding hydroxymethylglutaryl-CoA reductase, degradative — protein sequence MRFNMNKSSLISGFYKLSTKERLQFVREFAGLTDEEASLLQNTGSLSLDLADRMIENVVGAIPIPLGIGVNFLINKRDYLIPMAIEEPSVVAAASYAAKMARDGGGFHTSSTPPIMIGQIQAVGIKDPYAAKMRILQAKEEIIKKANDQDPVLVSVGGGAKDLDAKVIQTTQGPMLITELHVDCRDAMGANAVNTMAEAVAPLIERITGGRVYLRIISNLAVKRLARAWCIVPKDSVGGEEVVDGIVNASAFAAADPYRAATHNKGIMNGIIAVIIATCNDHRAIEAGAHAYAVKNGHYTTLSTWEKNENGDLVGSVELPMAVGLIGGAVRTHPIAKIAIKILGVKTANEFAEVLAAVGLAQNLGALRALAHEGIQRGHMSLHARNIAVAAGATGELIDLVAEKMVEERKIRMDRAKELIEQYKASGKI from the coding sequence ATGAGGTTCAATATGAATAAATCGTCTCTAATTTCAGGTTTCTATAAGCTTAGTACTAAAGAGCGTTTGCAATTTGTTAGGGAGTTTGCTGGTTTAACGGATGAAGAAGCGTCTTTGTTGCAGAATACTGGTTCTTTGTCTTTGGATTTAGCTGACCGCATGATAGAAAATGTTGTCGGCGCCATTCCAATACCATTAGGCATCGGCGTAAACTTTCTCATAAACAAACGTGACTATCTGATTCCCATGGCTATTGAAGAACCATCCGTTGTCGCAGCAGCCAGCTACGCAGCAAAAATGGCACGCGACGGTGGAGGCTTCCACACAAGCAGCACACCACCAATAATGATCGGACAAATACAAGCAGTCGGCATAAAAGACCCATACGCAGCCAAAATGCGCATTTTACAAGCAAAAGAAGAAATCATAAAGAAGGCAAATGACCAAGACCCAGTGCTCGTTTCCGTCGGCGGCGGCGCAAAAGACCTAGACGCAAAAGTGATCCAAACAACCCAAGGACCAATGCTCATCACAGAATTGCATGTTGACTGCCGCGACGCCATGGGTGCCAACGCAGTTAACACGATGGCTGAAGCTGTCGCGCCATTAATAGAACGCATAACAGGCGGACGTGTTTACCTGCGAATAATCTCCAATTTAGCCGTTAAACGCTTAGCCAGAGCATGGTGCATAGTGCCCAAAGACTCAGTTGGCGGAGAAGAAGTCGTAGACGGCATAGTAAACGCATCCGCTTTCGCAGCAGCAGACCCATACCGAGCCGCAACCCACAACAAAGGCATAATGAACGGCATAATAGCTGTCATAATCGCCACATGCAACGACCACCGCGCAATCGAAGCAGGAGCCCACGCTTATGCAGTAAAAAACGGACACTACACAACGCTTTCAACATGGGAGAAAAACGAAAACGGCGACCTAGTAGGCTCAGTTGAACTGCCGATGGCTGTAGGCCTAATCGGTGGAGCAGTGCGAACCCACCCAATCGCGAAAATAGCAATAAAAATCTTAGGCGTAAAAACTGCAAACGAATTCGCAGAAGTTTTAGCAGCTGTTGGTTTAGCACAGAATCTTGGCGCATTACGTGCGTTAGCACATGAAGGAATACAACGCGGACACATGTCACTTCACGCGAGAAACATAGCCGTAGCAGCAGGCGCAACAGGCGAACTAATCGATTTAGTAGCAGAAAAAATGGTTGAAGAACGCAAAATCCGCATGGACAGAGCAAAAGAACTTATCGAACAGTACAAGGCATCTGGGAAAATCTAA
- a CDS encoding exonuclease produces MSTQATITETGAVLLGKHVACDAFDKTRPLRVVTHAHADHMTGLKQSLRTCEKVLMTKATKDLIDVMMGPLFLMEGNVETHEYGKTFQYNDEYITLFGADHILGAAQVLVEDKEGAKTVFTGDFRIDGTPILDADTLVMEATYGGPTCKRSFAKDIKNLLISVIEHGLEQGTVYVFGYHGKLQEVMQILHKAGVKAPFVVPEKVFHVSKVCEKHGMRLGRLMLSEEREAKEMLEKNVSCIAFYHMGSRSKVGHDAFRVYVSGWEFNSPCREINEKEYIIALSDHSDFNGLLEYVRRSKPKLVITDNYRVGHAEILAKEIHKRFGISAIALPKK; encoded by the coding sequence TTGTCCACGCAAGCCACAATAACAGAAACTGGCGCTGTGCTTTTGGGAAAACATGTCGCATGCGACGCCTTCGACAAAACAAGACCATTAAGAGTGGTCACGCACGCCCACGCTGACCACATGACCGGCTTAAAACAAAGCCTCCGAACATGCGAAAAAGTGCTAATGACAAAAGCAACAAAAGACTTAATCGACGTCATGATGGGACCACTTTTCCTGATGGAAGGCAACGTGGAAACACACGAATACGGCAAAACCTTCCAATACAATGACGAATACATCACGCTTTTCGGCGCCGACCACATCCTAGGCGCAGCACAAGTGCTCGTAGAAGACAAGGAAGGAGCAAAAACAGTTTTCACAGGTGACTTCAGAATCGACGGAACCCCAATTTTAGACGCAGACACGCTTGTCATGGAAGCCACGTATGGAGGTCCAACATGCAAACGCTCATTTGCCAAAGACATCAAAAACCTCCTAATCTCCGTCATAGAACATGGATTAGAACAAGGCACCGTTTACGTTTTTGGCTATCACGGCAAACTCCAAGAAGTCATGCAAATCCTACACAAAGCTGGTGTAAAAGCGCCTTTTGTTGTGCCGGAAAAAGTCTTTCATGTGTCAAAAGTTTGCGAAAAACATGGCATGCGTCTTGGGCGTTTAATGCTTTCTGAAGAACGGGAAGCCAAAGAAATGCTGGAAAAAAACGTGTCATGCATAGCCTTCTACCACATGGGCTCAAGAAGCAAAGTAGGTCATGACGCCTTCAGAGTTTACGTTAGCGGTTGGGAATTTAACTCTCCATGCCGCGAAATCAACGAAAAAGAATACATAATCGCCCTGAGCGACCACTCAGACTTCAACGGACTACTCGAATACGTTAGACGCTCAAAACCAAAACTCGTCATAACCGACAACTACCGCGTAGGACACGCAGAAATCCTCGCAAAAGAAATCCATAAACGCTTCGGAATCTCCGCCATAGCACTGCCCAAAAAATAA
- the fliE gene encoding flagellar hook-basal body complex protein FliE yields MSSNKLVVGLAGMPGAGKSLVVSAAKEMGYGIVVMGDVVREETTRRGLELNPQNIGKIMLELREKEGKSVIAKMCIPKIENAQESKILVDGIRSLNEVEEFKRHFPKFTLIAVHSPPETRFKRLYHRQRSDDPASWEIFHERDTRELSVGLGEAIAMAEHLIVNEEKYELVKQKAREVLRKVEHKWTK; encoded by the coding sequence GTGAGCAGCAATAAACTGGTTGTTGGTTTAGCTGGTATGCCCGGAGCTGGAAAATCCTTAGTGGTTTCTGCCGCTAAAGAGATGGGTTATGGCATTGTTGTGATGGGTGATGTGGTGCGAGAGGAAACAACGCGTAGAGGGTTAGAACTGAACCCCCAAAACATTGGCAAAATAATGCTTGAATTGCGTGAGAAAGAGGGAAAAAGTGTCATAGCAAAAATGTGCATTCCAAAAATAGAAAACGCACAAGAAAGCAAAATTCTCGTAGATGGTATACGCAGCTTAAACGAAGTTGAAGAATTCAAAAGGCATTTTCCAAAATTCACGCTCATAGCGGTTCATTCGCCGCCGGAAACAAGGTTCAAAAGACTTTATCACAGACAAAGAAGCGACGACCCAGCCAGTTGGGAAATCTTCCATGAAAGAGACACGCGTGAATTAAGCGTCGGGTTAGGCGAAGCCATAGCAATGGCTGAACACTTAATAGTAAACGAAGAAAAATATGAGCTAGTAAAACAGAAAGCCAGAGAAGTTCTCAGGAAAGTCGAACACAAATGGACAAAATAA
- the thpR gene encoding RNA 2',3'-cyclic phosphodiesterase: MSEAIRSFIAFDMDSEQVLKRITDIQSLLTKTGADLKLVEPKNIHITVRFLGNITQPMVDKIFEEMKKVQFVPFNIKIRGTGAFPNLRYPRVLWAGITEGVDQLRNIFNQLEPRLRSLGFTPDPKGFSPHLTIARVKSGRNKAELAKFLNENANYEFGIVLAECLRLKKSDLTPKGPIYSTLKEVCP; encoded by the coding sequence ATGTCTGAGGCCATAAGAAGTTTTATAGCTTTTGACATGGACAGCGAACAAGTTCTTAAAAGGATAACAGACATCCAATCTCTCCTAACCAAAACTGGAGCAGACCTAAAACTAGTTGAACCTAAAAACATTCACATAACCGTCCGATTTCTCGGAAACATAACCCAACCCATGGTAGACAAGATTTTTGAAGAAATGAAAAAGGTTCAGTTTGTCCCTTTCAACATTAAAATTCGTGGAACTGGCGCTTTTCCTAACTTGCGTTATCCGCGAGTTTTGTGGGCAGGAATAACTGAAGGCGTCGACCAATTGAGAAACATTTTCAACCAGCTAGAACCCCGTTTACGCAGTTTAGGATTTACACCTGACCCGAAAGGCTTTAGCCCTCACCTTACGATTGCCCGTGTCAAGTCTGGAAGAAACAAGGCTGAACTCGCTAAATTCCTAAACGAGAACGCAAATTACGAGTTTGGAATTGTACTGGCTGAATGTTTAAGACTTAAAAAGAGCGATTTGACGCCGAAGGGACCAATTTACTCAACACTTAAAGAGGTTTGTCCATAA